The sequence acaacccaTAGCCATTcaaagaaatcggaccataaattaataatattttgctcaaagtaaaaaaatggtagtacttgcttccggaaatggggtaagtgcgcctgtgtaaaaaaaaggccaatatgaaacattataaagcaaacactcattttagtccatagagaaataagttttactcgcattgctcttggataatttttaatcactcaatattataacaaactatggctgtcaaatcaggggccttattctctatcccgcacgttattttgacagtgtgtaacaagcacataacacaacgcatcatgtttaggactatagaaatttggcttacagaataccattccacacacatttctcgaagataacacgacacagccgcgttacgcgtttacactatcatacagaataagggcccagggcttcaaaacattttagattttttttgctgtATTTAGGTATTCATATTGGAGTTTTGTGTGTGGATATGTGGGAATAAAAAAGTAGTAGCCCTAAtacaaaatccattttatttctaaaacctaaaaaatacatacaaaaatgtaggaattaacaattttgaatgcgttataactcaattacttagaatttggccttatgacatttgatatgttagctgcattatacccagataacgtgcctgatcgaacagttgcaacctcttcacgtaaagttgctctagaccaaggtttttcagtttttcttttgtaaaaacaaattaactaatacgcccttttatttaagtcggttcaaaataaaataccttgagtataaaattatgctgttaagtataatattttaataataataattcatattagtaaaacatattttcaaataaggttggtaatatatggttCAGGGGCAAATGTGCCATACGACTAgcaactgtggcgcacttgccctactcgacaattttgaggtacattttttcgcattgctaaaaaatactttattttagtatatataaataaagttcaggcaggaagttgaaataaaaggtttaaattatGTACTCACCAAACaatggtttacagaaatatgttaaatatcttgaaatatttgatgttatctttcacggggtcatctctgtttacaggtctaaatgacacttaaactaaaatggcgaataaatcgtattaaaatgaacagagccatttatgttttttagtggaactgtatttcagttagtagcctAGATATAaaattgcggtaattgtataacgtcaatagttttagatttttttagggcaggtgcacttaccccttcggcgcacttgccccccTGACCTTATACTAGATTTTTCCTCTTGAGAATTTTCtacttaggggccgttcaagtattacgtaacgcaatatATGaagatttttgtaatatacaatAGACATACAAAATCCGAGAGATAGGGGACGGGCGACTCCCCTCGCTTCTCGGTTGAAATTAATGGATGCTGGGTTAGTCATATTGGTATAGGTAAGTAATAGATCTTGCTCGCTACAAGTCTCTAAGCTACTATAATAGTGATTAATAGCGCCGGCTATACGACGCTAGcgctattttaaaaaaatcagattaaaattcattatttccTGTGAGAGCTATAATTTTAAGGACAATTTGTGTGTGTAAAAAATTTCATCGGAATCCGttgttgtttctgcgtttacgtCTGACAAACATTTTCCCAAAATTTcgcattttcatttaatataagaataatacaattaagataatattatttggcTTTGCTATTGGTTTACAAACAGCTTCCTATAATATGAtccttaaatttataaattaaattagatgTATTTACCTTCATACCCTccaaagaaaaagaaatatccAGGCATCTCCCTCATAATCGTCGGGACAAGACCCCTAAAAAGGCCTTGGATTCCGTATTGTTTAAAGATTTGTTGGGTAAGTTGAAGAGGCGTCACTTTAATCTGTGATAAAACCCAACACATAATATAAGTTCGTAATTACATTgacatcattaaaataattaatcaatgaCACTGATAAAATGAACAAACATCAGATAATAAATGTAACGaaacagtatttaatattttaccaactgCGTTCTACTGTACTTTATATGTAAACATTTGAGAATGACGTTGATTGAAAGCAAGGAAATAAACAGGTAGTGATACGTATAAATACCCAAAAAGACATCATACAGCTGTCTGTGAGCTTTGAACATTGACTTCTCTCATAGCCTGCAGTTGACACTTGATCAGCTCGGTGGGGCACAGTGTGAACGAGGAAAAGAAAGCCGCTAGGAATCCAGCCGACGCGTTACCCAGTGCAGACAGCTGATCTACACTCTAAAACAAgctatatttaaacaaacacaTCATGATTTAATCCCAGAAAGGGTTGCAGAGACGCTGCCCGGGACCCCACCTTTCGCcaactgtgttccgtcccataacctaatagggggcgagcctattgccatatcgggcatcaAATTCCGGACTggactttgcccgatccggaatTCGAACCTGGTATCTCAGACCGGTGTGTCGCACACGcattacaactgcgccaccgaggcagtccattttaataaatctgtaaAAATGTTCTTGTTCATTCACTGATTACGATTGATTCGCATTTTGTCTAATTAGTTACGTAAATTGTCTGAGATATCGCGTGACCTATTTAAATCATTATCTGCCTACAAAAAATCACTCAAGATATTGGAATACATAACCATATTCGTAGCGTTACCAATGTGATCCAGAAAACCAActaagataaatttattgatatcaAATGTGAATTTTCAGATTTATTCACacgataacaatattataaatttccttATAAATAATCTGcattaaatacaacaaaatgtgGCTAGCCAggcacataaaaataaatatattacggtGGCATAATAGATGGAACAGCTATGTGTACCCAACTGATTATAGCGCCatgttaagtttttattttgcataataaaatttatgaagaaTGCTAcacttttaagaaatattacatcTATATTGGGTAAACAATGAAAGGTATCCAAACAAGAATATAACtttgaaaaataagtaattaccTCGACTCCGCTGACTCTGCATACGAATTTTTGACAGTAACCATAAGCTGCAAAAAGTACAGAGTTTTCTGCCACATTCGCCATGATTGCCGGCGTTGTGCCCGCGTATAAACCACGTATGATGCCATCATTCCTCAAAGTCGTTTTCAAACAATCATACATTCCTTTGTACAAGTGTGGAAATGTTTGCatttttacttttacagtgtcTAAAGGTTGGCCCACATATACAACAGCTACACCACCTGGGAATTTAATacagatttataataaactagtaaCAAATTAGTGACGCAGGGAGGCGGCAATAACATAAGTTCCACATACacgaaataagaaaaataataacaggCTGCACTCGCGCTATTGGAGTGACTAGCGCTATTGACACCATTGGCATAAACACAACATACAATGCATTAGGCTTCTCATCAAGAGGACAACCCCCAAGTAGGTAGGTATGTGTGCTTGGATCCCGGTTTGGGTTGGAAAAGCAAGATCTAACTTGCAGCAACTAGGGCATTAATATTTGGAGACTTAAAGAAAAAAGGAGAAAGTTCCCATGCAGAatcatatttctaaaaatattgtgtttccTATACCTACTTTttcttatttatgaataaaatgtatgttttctttatattatttaactcctattgtgtttaaatttatcACACTGTGAAATGACATATCTCAACATGTAACAATATAGTACTTTAAATGAGAcactcaaatataaaaaataaaagtatcagTTTTCAGTTAGCTATTAGTGTAACTGAAAATTTCAGCTGTTGCAGAGGCCCTGAATTAGTTgtagtttattgtaaataaaattattgttacctAGAGAGCCAGCAGTGAAGTCAATAACTCCACTCCTCAGACTACCTGATGATCCTGAGGAATGAGTCATGTTTGCGATAGTTCCTGAGAAAAAAAAAGACATATATTATCACAGTCATTGATTTATATCTAGGGAAATTGCGCATAAAGCAAAAGCAGATTTTAAGAGAGGCCACTGGTTTCACTTGCTCACTGAGAATTAGGTTTGATTGGCAAATATTCTAaataggttttaaaattttttttttttttttttctgttgcatttgttacttttttgtttgtcttaatacattacttccatatattatttaatgtaattaatgtattaaaacaacaaaaaaaaaagacagataagacagaaaattttataacaatattttataaaaactatttgagAAATACTCACATAGTTCAGttttatgaaagttttattaaaattaaatatgtctaCTTGATGGCCTATAGTAAGAAATGCTATGCAATGTTCTAAGCTACTCAGTGAATgtgttgtaattattaattgtcaTATATGCAAAGGGAGATAGATAACATTCAACAGCAATTCTTGTTGTTTCAAGATCTATTTAGCATTGCTGATTGTTATCAATACACACAACCTGCACTTTGTTAAGCAACTATAATATTGCTAACTTTGTtacaaaacttattataatattttttatttcaaaatatccaATTTATAAACACCAATACATTTCAAGTTCAAtgcaatgaataataattataaaagatgATATGTTTGAGCTTTAGTTTAAATCATGAATTATATTCAATAGGTGTATAGGACTATGTTTACTACActctcaaataaaattacatcatGTTATTAGCATAGCATTAAAATGTATGATTTCATgatgttctttattttttttttgtttatcattttgGTGTATTTggaaatgaattaaatatgtaaaatagtaAAGTAAGATATCACTTTATGTAAATAACCTTTATTTTAACTTTGGAAAAGATTGATAAATAAAGTCATTTAATAATGATTCCTTAGATTGttggattttttataattacttactacAAATTGGATGAGAAGCAAATATTCATTTGAAATCtatataattaactaaaaacaTTATACCAATTCAGATATtcattacctatttatttacattaatttacgatacattttaatagaaaaGAGTAACCTAGTAATACGCAATAGTTGTGATAAATTTTAAGATAACGAGAAATATTATAGAACGAATATATATGTTTAGTTTGAATAAAATCAGAAGTCGAAAACAGAATGTAGATAACAATGTGTGATAAATGTGATGTTCTAAACTTACTTCAAAGCTGCAAAcaactatgtaataaatacttGGTACTTTTATAATTCAAGTGAATAAAAGAAAACTTACCGCTTGTTTCAGTAattagtgtttatttatattttacaactttaCATATACGAAAAAAATCAACTTAAAACTCACGCAACATTTGAGCTCTGCGCGCAAAATGACATTAATTGTAAATCAGTTGAAAAATGACAAATGTCAATAATTATCGAATGACATTAGATACCTCTCAGTACTACCTAGTGCGGTGGTGAGGTTTGACTCGATGACTGGTGGTTAGTGACGTACAGGGCTAATGAAGACCTTACCTTAACTACCCAATTTATGTAAGTTACTTGTAACGAGACGAGAACGAATCTCAAAAACGATTTCTAATGTTTCGAGAAAGTGCATAAGCTGTCTATAATactgaattttatataatttttatcattaaaatactcATACATGGGTCAGGCGACGGACAAAATGTCCACCATAAATACGAAGAGATGCTGGTCTACGAAATTACAAAGTGACTTTTATAACGCTCGTTATAAGAAGACAAGAAAGTCTGTATAAAAATTCCATGACCAATAATATTACTTAGGAATATATAattgctattatattttattatataaaaagtaatttttgtttttttccataattactcattattatatacaaaataaaatattaaatttcaatgaTGTTAACAGGCTTTGTAAATGCATTTTATGTGGTATGAATGGATTCCATTCGAAAACATGGTTGTTTTTCAGCTTTCCTTGGAGTTTTATTTGagataaattaatttgcttCTCGTTTAAGTCTTGTTATGCAATAATGAAGTAAATAGTCgtaatttagaattataaaaccgttacttattaaatgtaaataacctAGCAGTTAGCGTCTGAAGGTGTATCTAGATAGTGaagttgttattaaaaataatcatgaatTATACGTATATTCAATGATATAAGTAAGTGTCTTGGACAGTAGAATAGTTTTCCTGATATATTATGtgaattattaactttattgtgCGGGCTATATACTCGTAAAATAGTGTTAAAATTTTGACGTGTCGTTTTTGGCTTTGGTGTACGGCCGCCATGTTTgtccttttatattttagaaaataaagtaattaaaatatgtaaaacacaTACGTTTATGGTGACTGCCTTTAAGTGCGATAATGgcatattacaaaaaacaaatattgacgTTGAAAAACCTGTTTacaagtttataattatatcggTACAAATCTCGCGTCTTTGTTGTTCAGGTCTCCAGAATGGTTGTTGGATCAGCGTCTTACCCAGGGAGGCAAGTGCTCCATAAAATGCAACCAATGGGCATGACTCCTCGCGAGCTATCAGAATATGACGATTTGGCAACAGCGCTTATTGTGGATCCTTACCTTGGCATCACGACACACAAAATGAATATCCGTTATAGACCTTTGAAGACAAACAAAGAAGAACTGAAGAATATCATAAAAGAATTTATTCAAACACAAGATTATAATAAAGCCTACTCCAAATTAGCTAATGGTGAATGGATGCCACGacattttagtaaaaacaaacATCAGCAGACCAAATTACGCGAACATgttagttccttttttattattgttcacaaatcttatttattattactttgcaacagttaataattcattactATTCTTTTTACAGATATACCGTTATTTGCGAATTTTTGATAAGAAGGCTGGATTCGTTATAGAGCCATGTTATAGATATTCATTAGAAGGTAGAGTTGGAGCTAAGATTTCAACAACTAAAAAATTTTACAAGCATGAGAGGATTGACTTTTTGGTTGGCTGTATTGCTGAAATGACAGAAGAAGAAGAGAAACAATTATTACATCCAGGAAAGAATGATTTCTCAGTGATGTACAGTTGTAGAAAAAATTGTGCCCAGTTATGGCTTGGTCCAGCAGCATACATAAATCATGATTGTAGACCAACATGCACTTTTGAGGCTACTGACCGAGGTAAAGCATTTGTTCGGGTGCTTAGGGACATAGAGGTTGGTGAAGAAATCACCTGTTATTATGGTGAAGATTTTTTTGGAAATGGAAATTGTTATTGTGAATGTGAAACTTGTGAAAGACGAGCAAAAGGAGCATTTTCAATGGAAAGTGCTCACAATGACGAACAAGCCACTAGATACCGCTTTAGAGAAAcagataatagaattaataGGACAAAAGCAAAACAAACTCAAAAAACAGCAAATGGTAAAAACCCTGATAAACCTCGAATAACCAGTAGGCAAAACTCAAATAACATAGTGTCTCCACTTAGTATGAAAGAAATGAAACAGAAAGGTTTAACTAAATATGATGCTGAACTTTTGATAGCTCAAGGGTGTATAGCCGATGTTATGGACGGACACAGCGATAAAGAAACCCAAGGAAGCAGAGAATCTTCTACTTCTAGTCGAAGTGACCGTTTAAGGCGGCGTACAGATAGTGTTCGTGCTATAAATGGAGAGGTTCCAGCAGGTAATATCAAGAGAGGAGCACCACCGTCAAGATGCTGTAGCACAACCAGTTCACGTAGCAGTCGAGATTCTCACTCTGGTATAGTTTTGAGGAGTCACAAACGTCTCTTAGAGACATGTGCACAGCCCAGTTGTCCAAAAGCTGGAACTGGTCCTAAAGTTGTGTCTGATATTAAATTGGAAAGGAATGTAAATACACCAAAAGAGGAAGCAGATTTACCTAACACACTAGATATGAATAAATTGGATATTAAATCTGAACCTACTCATGACGACAAAGAAGAATTAAAGTTTGAGCCAGATTCTATGCATATTATTGATACCCATTTAGATTCTAAAGGTAACATTTGTGATAGAAAGGAATCTCCACAACTAAGGACAGAATTAAATCCTGATATAAAAGTTAAGACAGAGACTTTAGAAACAGTTGCCGATGTCCAAGAACAAGACGTAGATGTTAATTGTGAGAATGATAATGCATGTTTAAAAAGTGAGATTGACTTTAGAGAAAATGTGAACCCCAGTGAGCATATAGATAGCAAGATGggcaaaatacaaaaagtagaGGTTACAGACAGGTCTGAagagataaaaaaagaatctgATTCTGGACCACCTTGGCTGATAGATAACTCAAATAAAAGTGAGTATCCTTGTACTCCACCACGTAAAGGTTTAAAGCTGACTCTACGGGTCAAGAGGAGCCCTGTTGTAGAGGAGGTGATGGACTGTGGGGGTGGAACTGAGACACCTGAGTATGAAGTATTAAGATTAGAAGGTGTTGATCCAGAAACAGCACGACGTTTAAAGAAACGGCGTCGATCTAAAGAACGGCACCGCAAACATAACACCGTCCATCCCGCGCCTCCAACGAAGCGTTTAAGATTAATATTTGGCAATGAAAGTCGTACTATAGACTTGCCACGAGCTATTTCAGCAGACTGACAGCCGCAACTACCTTATGGTTATTTTTCCACCGTTATTATCCAA is a genomic window of Manduca sexta isolate Smith_Timp_Sample1 chromosome 22, JHU_Msex_v1.0, whole genome shotgun sequence containing:
- the LOC115445828 gene encoding mitochondrial ornithine transporter 1 — translated: MTHSSGSSGSLRSGVIDFTAGSLGGVAVVYVGQPLDTVKVKMQTFPHLYKGMYDCLKTTLRNDGIIRGLYAGTTPAIMANVAENSVLFAAYGYCQKFVCRVSGVESVDQLSALGNASAGFLAAFFSSFTLCPTELIKCQLQAMREVNVQSSQTAIKVTPLQLTQQIFKQYGIQGLFRGLVPTIMREMPGYFFFFGGYEGTRELLAKPGQSKDDIGFVRTMIAGAVGGIVLWTVIFPTDVIKSRVQISNKSQKFLTVGYEIVKKEGALALYNGLKPTLVRTIPATAALFVVYEYSKKFMHQAFGD
- the LOC115445850 gene encoding histone-lysine N-methyltransferase KMT5B — protein: MVVGSASYPGRQVLHKMQPMGMTPRELSEYDDLATALIVDPYLGITTHKMNIRYRPLKTNKEELKNIIKEFIQTQDYNKAYSKLANGEWMPRHFSKNKHQQTKLREHIYRYLRIFDKKAGFVIEPCYRYSLEGRVGAKISTTKKFYKHERIDFLVGCIAEMTEEEEKQLLHPGKNDFSVMYSCRKNCAQLWLGPAAYINHDCRPTCTFEATDRGKAFVRVLRDIEVGEEITCYYGEDFFGNGNCYCECETCERRAKGAFSMESAHNDEQATRYRFRETDNRINRTKAKQTQKTANGKNPDKPRITSRQNSNNIVSPLSMKEMKQKGLTKYDAELLIAQGCIADVMDGHSDKETQGSRESSTSSRSDRLRRRTDSVRAINGEVPAGNIKRGAPPSRCCSTTSSRSSRDSHSGIVLRSHKRLLETCAQPSCPKAGTGPKVVSDIKLERNVNTPKEEADLPNTLDMNKLDIKSEPTHDDKEELKFEPDSMHIIDTHLDSKGNICDRKESPQLRTELNPDIKVKTETLETVADVQEQDVDVNCENDNACLKSEIDFRENVNPSEHIDSKMGKIQKVEVTDRSEEIKKESDSGPPWLIDNSNKSEYPCTPPRKGLKLTLRVKRSPVVEEVMDCGGGTETPEYEVLRLEGVDPETARRLKKRRRSKERHRKHNTVHPAPPTKRLRLIFGNESRTIDLPRAISAD